One genomic segment of Rhabdothermincola salaria includes these proteins:
- a CDS encoding protein-tyrosine phosphatase family protein, with product MTVRSPSPTRPPRTVDAAEWHRRPGEVCDWLVVCGDLHHDPDSAEAQLTAWDRLGVTRIVDVRSEYSDEDLVARLAPHLAYHHLGTHDDGTGQPDEWWQAGLDVLTQRTHGDRLLVHCHMGVNRGPSMAFRLMLADGWGVAAALDAIRTARPIAAVLYADSALAHHARSTGMATSEVRSAVAELLDWQDRNPVDVAGVISRIRRAS from the coding sequence ATGACCGTTCGCTCCCCCAGCCCCACCCGACCACCACGGACCGTCGATGCGGCCGAATGGCACCGACGCCCGGGCGAGGTGTGTGACTGGCTCGTCGTGTGCGGTGACCTGCACCATGATCCGGACAGCGCCGAGGCACAGCTCACCGCATGGGATCGCCTCGGTGTCACCCGCATCGTCGACGTCCGCAGCGAGTACAGCGACGAAGACCTCGTGGCGAGACTCGCCCCCCACCTCGCCTACCACCACCTCGGGACGCACGACGACGGGACCGGTCAGCCCGACGAATGGTGGCAGGCAGGGCTCGACGTGCTGACCCAACGGACTCACGGCGACCGGCTGCTGGTCCACTGCCACATGGGGGTCAACCGGGGGCCCAGCATGGCCTTCCGCCTGATGCTCGCCGACGGGTGGGGTGTGGCCGCGGCACTCGACGCCATCCGAACGGCGCGACCGATCGCTGCGGTGCTCTACGCCGATTCGGCGTTGGCTCACCACGCCCGGTCGACCGGCATGGCGACCAGCGAGGTCCGCTCGGCCGTCGCGGAGCTCCTCGACTGGCAGGACCGGAACCCGGTGGACGTGGCGGGAGTAATCAGCCGCATTCGTCGGGCCAGCTGA
- a CDS encoding RNA polymerase sigma factor, with product MDDRRQTLTEATDEPFSIQLERWFASPEALATAKRLLRGAQGPIRAEDVVQDAFLKVAILRREGRIDDEALAGRRVASYGCTVMKRLIADVFRGRRKPDVELDERMGLAPPDGDDEIPSEGDTPTLDALRTIVETRGHEAWATSGALTCLTLAAYPACDTGGAPLPQGGARPDQARLWPCLWFAGQRDGIFPDADGGSAAQRQRLSRRARRITTLVDEATALHFASSGT from the coding sequence GTGGATGACAGGCGTCAGACGCTGACGGAAGCGACGGACGAACCCTTCAGCATCCAGCTCGAGCGTTGGTTCGCGTCCCCCGAGGCACTGGCCACGGCGAAGCGTCTCCTGCGGGGAGCGCAGGGCCCCATCCGTGCCGAGGATGTCGTCCAGGATGCCTTTCTGAAGGTCGCCATACTGCGCAGGGAGGGCCGTATCGACGACGAGGCCCTGGCCGGCCGCCGCGTTGCCAGCTACGGCTGCACGGTGATGAAGCGCCTGATCGCCGACGTGTTCCGGGGGCGCCGCAAGCCGGACGTGGAGCTCGACGAGCGAATGGGCCTCGCCCCACCAGACGGCGACGATGAGATCCCGTCGGAAGGGGACACTCCCACGCTGGATGCCCTGCGGACCATCGTGGAGACGAGGGGACACGAGGCATGGGCCACGTCGGGGGCGCTCACGTGCCTGACGCTGGCCGCCTATCCGGCGTGCGACACCGGGGGTGCTCCCCTACCGCAGGGCGGCGCTCGACCGGACCAGGCCCGGCTGTGGCCGTGCCTGTGGTTCGCTGGGCAACGCGACGGGATCTTCCCCGACGCTGATGGTGGATCTGCCGCGCAACGCCAACGGCTGTCGCGCCGAGCACGCCGGATCACCACACTGGTCGACGAGGCGACGGCCCTTCACTTCGCGAGCAGCGGGACATGA
- a CDS encoding TM0106 family RecB-like putative nuclease has product MEKTPLTDRLLTPTRITAWLDCAHYLTLTHEDLKSGAAPAHRPFGSFARLLADKGLQHEADCLDEYRRQGLSILEIPPRQPRETFAAWVTRVGSPFDEGYDVIYQMPLVHDGVRGVADFLVRTEDATTGTVVYEPVDAKLARQEAKPGHVLQLCFYADALEAITGHAPRHLHLWLGSGQVEPLVAKDFRPYWNRLKAQLAAALDADPTGAETVPERCSHCQFCEFAERCEAQWRNDDSLIYVADLRSTDRRVLEAGGIATLAALAANEAPVDGVREERLRRAVQQAALQVEARLSSDAPPPYRMIEASDEPAWGRGFESLPEPDDGDVFLDFEGHPFWRADGGLFFLFGFLEAGGDGGWQYRTYWAHDLDEEAEAVRALVGYLAERRAEHPGMHVYHYNHTERSQLERLTASHGVAEIELAELVETGLFVDLFTVAHNAVQVGVESYGLKDLERLAAFRRGHDIDQGAGAVVEYEEYTKTLDAGILERIAAYNEDDVRATRALRDWLIEQRPPGMEWRSAYLEPPDDLPELDEQVSRLHAFGAGTPEYLLGDVRGYWRREFFAHRAQMAARCAGEAADELDASDALAGLEPVGLQAPSGRQKWPAMRFRFPAQSTDGFPSRDDGVVYAVGDGQLAGARVRQFDLGDRVLDLVWNEKSQEAGVVPSLVVIDDSARQTPKSQALSALAAQVLDPTGGAPNEVSMALLRRDLPAFVPGGGPAGGRFSDDLDEMADWVRDLDHSYLTIQGPPGTGKTYRGAHIVRDLILAGRRVGITAMSHHAIDNLLEASVALFAENGLSGQLNAIKRQPAKRPENVSGVAYEDLNPPCAEPGYNLVAGTTWLFANDCMRDAPVDVLIVDEAGQLALADALAASRAAKSMVLLGDPLQLAQVEKASHPGGGGASVLEHVLGEDVTVPADRGIFLAESRRMHPDVCSFISDEIYEGRLTSHPSCWGQRTSAGTGLRWMEAHHSDRSNEAPEEAELVASEISRLLGTPWVNQHGTEAPLSVGDVMVVAPYNNQVNLIRQRLDRDTHTRNVPVGTVDKFQGREAAVVFFTMTSSSSDDASRGPDFLFSRNRLNVAVSRARCLAYLVCTKELLDSRARSVDEMRLLSTLCSFVEHADAAH; this is encoded by the coding sequence CTGGAGAAGACCCCGCTGACTGACCGGCTGCTCACCCCGACGAGGATCACGGCGTGGCTGGACTGCGCCCACTACCTGACGCTGACCCACGAGGATCTGAAGTCGGGGGCAGCGCCGGCGCACCGCCCGTTCGGCTCCTTCGCCCGACTCCTGGCCGACAAGGGTCTGCAACACGAAGCGGACTGTCTCGACGAGTACCGACGACAGGGTCTGTCGATCCTCGAGATTCCGCCTCGACAGCCCAGGGAGACCTTTGCTGCATGGGTCACCCGGGTGGGCAGCCCCTTCGACGAGGGCTACGACGTGATCTACCAGATGCCGCTGGTTCACGACGGGGTGCGAGGCGTGGCCGACTTCCTCGTCCGCACCGAAGACGCCACGACCGGGACGGTGGTCTATGAGCCGGTCGACGCCAAGCTGGCCCGTCAGGAGGCCAAGCCCGGTCATGTGCTGCAGCTCTGCTTCTACGCCGATGCGCTGGAGGCCATCACGGGGCACGCCCCCCGCCATCTGCATCTCTGGCTCGGCTCCGGTCAGGTCGAGCCACTCGTCGCCAAAGACTTCCGGCCCTACTGGAACCGCCTGAAGGCCCAGCTCGCCGCGGCCCTCGACGCCGACCCGACTGGGGCCGAGACGGTCCCCGAGCGATGCAGCCACTGCCAGTTCTGCGAGTTCGCGGAACGCTGCGAAGCCCAGTGGCGGAACGACGATTCGCTGATCTACGTGGCCGATCTGCGCAGTACTGACCGCCGCGTTCTGGAGGCGGGCGGGATCGCAACGCTCGCTGCGCTCGCCGCCAACGAGGCGCCGGTCGACGGGGTGCGAGAGGAACGCCTCCGACGAGCCGTCCAGCAAGCCGCTCTTCAGGTCGAGGCCCGCTTGAGTTCCGACGCGCCGCCGCCGTATCGCATGATCGAGGCCTCGGACGAGCCGGCCTGGGGTCGTGGCTTCGAGTCGCTTCCCGAACCCGATGACGGCGACGTCTTCCTCGACTTCGAGGGTCACCCGTTCTGGCGGGCCGACGGCGGGCTGTTCTTCCTTTTCGGATTTCTCGAGGCCGGCGGCGACGGTGGCTGGCAGTACCGCACCTACTGGGCACACGACCTGGACGAGGAGGCGGAGGCGGTTCGCGCTCTCGTCGGATACCTGGCCGAGCGGCGAGCCGAACACCCCGGGATGCACGTCTACCACTACAACCACACCGAACGCTCGCAGCTCGAACGGCTCACCGCATCCCACGGTGTCGCCGAGATCGAGCTGGCCGAGCTCGTGGAGACCGGGCTCTTCGTCGACCTCTTCACGGTCGCGCACAATGCGGTGCAGGTCGGCGTGGAGTCCTACGGGCTCAAGGATCTCGAGCGGCTGGCCGCGTTTCGGCGCGGTCACGACATCGACCAGGGAGCGGGCGCTGTCGTCGAGTATGAGGAGTACACCAAGACTCTCGACGCCGGCATCCTGGAACGCATCGCGGCGTACAACGAGGACGACGTCCGCGCCACCCGAGCGCTGCGCGACTGGCTGATCGAGCAGCGGCCCCCCGGTATGGAGTGGCGCTCGGCATATCTCGAGCCGCCCGACGACTTGCCCGAGCTCGATGAGCAGGTAAGCCGCCTCCACGCCTTCGGAGCCGGCACCCCCGAGTACCTGCTCGGAGACGTACGCGGCTACTGGCGCCGGGAGTTCTTCGCGCACCGTGCCCAGATGGCCGCCCGGTGTGCTGGCGAGGCAGCGGACGAGCTCGACGCCTCCGACGCTCTTGCCGGTCTCGAACCGGTCGGGCTTCAAGCGCCGTCGGGCAGGCAGAAGTGGCCCGCGATGAGGTTCCGCTTCCCAGCCCAGTCCACTGATGGATTCCCGTCGAGAGATGACGGGGTCGTCTACGCCGTCGGGGATGGGCAATTGGCGGGTGCAAGAGTCAGGCAGTTCGATCTTGGCGATCGCGTTCTCGACCTCGTGTGGAACGAGAAGTCTCAGGAGGCGGGCGTCGTCCCATCGTTGGTGGTGATCGACGACTCGGCTCGCCAGACCCCAAAGTCTCAGGCGCTCTCCGCGCTGGCGGCGCAGGTTCTCGATCCGACCGGCGGCGCTCCGAACGAAGTGTCCATGGCCCTACTCCGTCGAGACCTACCGGCGTTCGTCCCGGGAGGTGGCCCCGCGGGTGGGCGGTTCAGCGACGACCTCGACGAGATGGCCGACTGGGTTCGTGACCTCGACCACAGCTACCTGACCATCCAGGGTCCGCCCGGTACCGGCAAGACGTATCGCGGTGCGCACATCGTCCGCGATCTGATCCTGGCCGGCAGGAGGGTCGGGATCACCGCCATGAGCCACCACGCCATCGACAACCTCCTCGAAGCCTCGGTGGCACTCTTCGCCGAGAATGGACTCTCGGGCCAGCTGAATGCGATCAAGCGCCAGCCGGCCAAACGCCCGGAGAACGTGTCCGGGGTGGCGTATGAGGATCTCAACCCACCCTGCGCCGAGCCTGGATACAACCTCGTTGCGGGCACCACCTGGCTCTTCGCCAACGACTGCATGCGTGACGCCCCGGTCGACGTGTTGATCGTCGACGAGGCCGGGCAGCTCGCCCTCGCCGACGCCCTCGCCGCGTCCAGAGCCGCGAAGAGCATGGTCCTGCTGGGTGACCCGTTGCAGCTCGCCCAGGTGGAGAAGGCCTCCCATCCCGGCGGCGGAGGAGCCAGCGTGCTCGAACACGTCCTCGGTGAGGACGTGACGGTGCCCGCCGATCGGGGCATCTTCCTGGCCGAGAGCCGCCGCATGCACCCCGACGTGTGCTCGTTCATCTCCGACGAGATCTACGAAGGACGTCTCACCAGCCACCCGAGCTGCTGGGGTCAGAGGACGAGCGCCGGCACGGGTCTGCGGTGGATGGAAGCCCACCACAGCGACCGCAGCAACGAAGCACCCGAAGAAGCCGAGCTCGTGGCCTCCGAGATCAGCCGTCTCCTCGGCACGCCGTGGGTCAACCAGCACGGGACCGAGGCCCCGCTGAGCGTCGGGGACGTCATGGTGGTCGCCCCGTACAACAACCAGGTGAACCTGATCAGGCAGCGCCTCGATCGTGACACGCACACCCGGAATGTGCCGGTCGGAACGGTGGACAAGTTCCAGGGCCGCGAAGCCGCAGTGGTGTTCTTCACGATGACGAGCTCATCGTCCGACGACGCGTCACGCGGACCGGACTTCTTGTTCTCGCGGAACCGGCTCAACGTGGCGGTGAGCCGGGCCCGGTGCCTCGCCTACCTCGTGTGCACGAAGGAACTGCTCGACAGCCGCGCCCGCAGTGTCGACGAGATGCGCCTGCTGTCGACGCTGTGCAGCTTCGTCGAGCACGCCGACGCCGCCCACTGA
- a CDS encoding McrC family protein, with protein sequence MTQLIELLEYESKQVALTQEQAVDLRRAGGQALSVSIGGEPGAYDLKADSQVGTVVAGDQAVLIRPKVPFRNLFYLLGVKLPDFGQFDFDFGKDLGVLGAMAAVFARAVEDATARGVYRSYRHTEDRLLAPRGRIDIAAQLRRPAMPSPMACRFDEFTSDVPLNQFLVAALERVRRVPGLPAPLRADLLRLMNRFDEVTRVPVEATAMDRWRPGRLDRHYRFSVQLAQLIMKNLSLADRHGSSRGATFLVDMPALFQAFVTQRLTTALRGRLTVRPEPSVPLGQTIAGPSRKLTLLPDLTFERHSVRVYVGDVKYKLSTGAARMGDYQQLLTYSTVTGLDEGILIYAEDPDSPADAPRVHTVRTTTAGTLLHTYRVPLAGSHRELEAEVVTLADWIAHRCGHSAQEAA encoded by the coding sequence GTGACCCAGCTGATCGAACTCCTGGAGTACGAGAGCAAGCAGGTTGCCCTGACCCAGGAGCAAGCAGTCGATCTGCGTCGAGCCGGCGGGCAGGCGCTGTCGGTCAGCATCGGTGGTGAGCCCGGGGCGTATGACCTCAAGGCGGACTCCCAGGTGGGCACGGTGGTCGCGGGCGATCAGGCGGTGCTCATTCGGCCCAAAGTCCCGTTCCGCAATCTCTTCTACCTGCTGGGGGTGAAGCTGCCTGACTTCGGCCAGTTCGATTTCGACTTCGGCAAGGACCTGGGCGTGCTCGGCGCCATGGCTGCCGTGTTCGCCCGGGCGGTGGAGGATGCCACCGCCCGGGGCGTCTATCGGAGCTACCGCCACACCGAAGACCGTCTCCTTGCACCAAGAGGCCGGATCGACATCGCCGCGCAGCTCCGGCGGCCGGCCATGCCGTCGCCCATGGCGTGTCGATTCGACGAGTTCACCTCCGACGTGCCCCTGAACCAGTTCCTGGTGGCGGCGCTCGAACGGGTCCGTCGTGTGCCTGGCCTCCCGGCCCCACTACGGGCCGACCTACTGCGGTTGATGAACCGGTTCGACGAGGTAACGCGTGTCCCGGTCGAAGCAACGGCGATGGACAGGTGGCGACCCGGGCGGCTCGATCGCCACTACCGGTTCTCAGTGCAGCTGGCTCAGCTCATCATGAAGAACCTCTCGCTAGCTGATCGCCACGGTTCTTCCCGGGGCGCCACATTCCTCGTCGACATGCCCGCCCTGTTCCAAGCGTTCGTCACTCAACGGCTCACGACGGCGCTGCGCGGCCGGCTGACCGTGCGCCCCGAGCCGTCAGTTCCGCTGGGTCAGACCATCGCTGGTCCTTCCCGCAAGCTGACACTGCTTCCCGACCTCACCTTCGAGCGACACAGCGTTCGCGTCTACGTAGGCGACGTGAAGTACAAGCTCTCGACCGGAGCCGCTCGGATGGGCGACTACCAGCAGCTGCTCACCTACTCCACGGTGACGGGCCTCGACGAAGGAATCCTCATCTATGCCGAGGACCCGGACAGCCCCGCCGATGCGCCTCGTGTGCACACGGTGAGAACCACGACCGCTGGGACATTGCTTCACACCTACCGCGTTCCGCTGGCCGGCTCACATCGAGAGCTCGAGGCAGAGGTCGTCACATTGGCGGACTGGATCGCGCACCGATGCGGGCACTCAGCACAGGAGGCAGCATGA
- a CDS encoding DUF1810 domain-containing protein, with translation MTSSKDLSRFVDEHRRTFAGALAEIEGGRKTGHWMWFVFPQVDGLGSSHTARSYAIRSPAEAEAFLLHPILGPNYRTITRAVWKRTVGEGQELRSLLGTPDDLKLLSSLTLFGQVAGRMVRRGDGDVDELEALVAQAAEICDHAAQSGYAPCETTLSFLERNL, from the coding sequence ATGACCAGCTCGAAGGATCTGAGCCGTTTCGTCGACGAGCACCGCAGAACGTTCGCCGGTGCACTGGCAGAGATCGAAGGCGGAAGGAAGACCGGTCACTGGATGTGGTTCGTCTTCCCCCAGGTCGACGGCCTCGGCTCTAGCCACACCGCCCGCAGCTACGCCATCCGCTCGCCAGCGGAAGCCGAGGCCTTTCTGCTCCACCCGATACTCGGTCCGAACTACCGGACCATCACCCGAGCTGTGTGGAAGAGGACGGTGGGAGAAGGACAGGAACTCCGGAGTCTCTTGGGGACTCCTGATGACCTGAAGCTCCTCTCGTCACTGACGTTGTTCGGGCAGGTCGCTGGGCGGATGGTCCGCAGGGGCGACGGCGATGTCGACGAGTTGGAGGCCCTGGTCGCGCAAGCGGCGGAGATCTGCGACCACGCCGCTCAGAGCGGCTACGCGCCCTGTGAGACGACTCTGTCGTTCCTCGAACGCAATCTCTGA
- a CDS encoding vWA domain-containing protein — translation MNENPNPNSAPIPEGEDTPHVHLYVLVDRSGSMSTMVRDVIGGFNRLLAEQQAEGPDARMTLVMFDSQDPEEVVADAVPISEVVPLDERTFAPRGGTPLLDATGRILVRAAVHAEHLRVTGQPAERIVVVTITDGEENQSREYSLDTVRRLVAQRMEDGWTFAFLGAGLDAYGEAGSIGYDPRSVQSFAADGAGAAAAFDSMSKSTSALRRKNRAKQAIDSGDFFDGKKHAELDRLQRERRRRPS, via the coding sequence ATGAACGAGAACCCGAACCCCAACAGTGCTCCGATCCCCGAGGGAGAGGACACTCCGCACGTCCATCTCTACGTGCTGGTCGATCGGTCCGGATCGATGTCGACCATGGTCCGCGACGTGATCGGCGGGTTCAACCGGCTGCTCGCCGAGCAACAGGCGGAAGGCCCCGACGCCCGCATGACCCTCGTGATGTTCGACAGCCAGGACCCCGAGGAGGTCGTCGCCGACGCCGTGCCGATCAGCGAGGTCGTCCCCCTCGACGAGCGCACCTTCGCCCCCCGGGGCGGGACACCGCTGCTCGACGCCACCGGGCGCATCCTCGTGCGGGCCGCCGTGCACGCCGAGCACCTGCGCGTGACCGGTCAGCCCGCCGAGCGGATCGTGGTGGTGACCATCACCGATGGCGAGGAAAACCAGTCTCGCGAGTACTCACTCGACACCGTGCGCCGTCTCGTCGCCCAGCGCATGGAGGACGGGTGGACCTTCGCCTTCCTCGGTGCCGGCCTGGATGCCTACGGCGAGGCGGGCAGCATCGGCTACGACCCCCGGTCGGTGCAGTCCTTCGCGGCAGACGGGGCCGGTGCGGCCGCCGCCTTCGACTCCATGTCGAAGTCGACCAGCGCCCTGCGACGCAAGAACCGGGCCAAGCAGGCCATCGACAGCGGCGACTTCTTCGACGGCAAGAAGCACGCTGAGCTCGACCGCCTGCAACGCGAGCGCCGTCGCCGTCCCTCGTGA